A window of Conger conger chromosome 13, fConCon1.1, whole genome shotgun sequence contains these coding sequences:
- the LOC133107308 gene encoding olfactory receptor 52B2-like yields MEGGFSNESFQFYLKINHFDIPPVAKYPMFLLGVLIYLFSVFCNLTILVLIVTQRNLHKPMFVILFSLPLNDLMGITVTLPRVLADIVTLEHSVYYPTCVLQGFLLHMYGGGILFILAVMAFDRYVAICKPLRYNSIMTPLTLFLLIASAWSLDLILIGVLFILQVRLPRCKNFIKNIFCDNPSLVHLSCGSDLTVNNVYGLSMTAAMQVISLSVQLFSYIHILVACLHHRQPDTRNKALNTCLAQIAVFLLFECVTTVTILSYRFKDVSPNLQKISGLLIFLILPVCNPVLYGIKNKEIRKTLVAIAKKQKDVST; encoded by the coding sequence ATGGAGGGAGGTTTTTCAAATGAATCCTTTCAGTTCTATTTGAAGATCAACCACTTTGACATACCCCCCGTGGCTAAGTACCCCATGTTCCTTTTGGGGGTCCTGATCTACCTCTTTTCCGTTTTCTGCAACCTGACCATTCTGGTTTTGATCGTGACCCAAAGAAACCTCCACAAACCCATGTTCGTCATCCTCTTTAGTCTGCCACTGAACGACCTGATGGGAATCACAGTCACGCTTCCCAGAGTGCTGGCAGACATTGTCACCCTGGAGCACTCTGTCTACTACCCCACCTGTGTTCTCCAGGGCTTTCTGCTACACATGTATGGGGGGGGCATCCTCTTCATACTCGCTGTCATGGCGTTCGACAGATACGTTGCCATCTGCAAGCCGCTGAGATACAATTCAATCATGACCCCGCTTACTTTATTTCTCCTCATAGCAAGTGCATGGAGTCTCGATCTTATTCTGATAGGAGTCCTGTTCATTCTCCAAGTCAGACTTCCTAGATGCAAAAACTTCATCAAGAACATCTTCTGCGACAACCCGTCTCTGGTCCACCTCTCCTGTGGCAGTGACCTAACCGTGAACAATGTCTACGGACTGTCAATGACGGCAGCCATGCAAGTTATTAGCTTGTCTGTTcaattattttcatacattcataTTCTAGTTGCTTGCTTACATCATCGGCAGCCAGACACCAGGAATAAGGCTCTTAACACCTGCCTGGCTCAGATAGCTGTGTTTCTGCTCTTTGAGTGTGTCACAACAGTCACAATTCTGTCATATCGCTTTAAGGATGTCTCCCCCAACTTGCAGAAAATTTCAGGATTGCTAATTTTTCTGATCCTTCCAGTGTGTAACCCAGTACTATATGGAATAAAAAACaaggaaataagaaaaacactAGTAGCAATTGCAAAAAAGCAAAAGGATGTCTCCACATAA
- the LOC133108728 gene encoding olfactory receptor 52J3-like, whose amino-acid sequence MENMSFNISFELSLDPFFIPPGGRYPIFFFGLAIYLFCVFCNLTLLLLIVTQRSLHKPMYFILFSLPLNDLVGITAMLPKVLSDIVTETSQVYYPLCVLQGFLLHMYGGGVLFILAAMAFDRYVAICKPLRYTTIMTPRLVMAIIMLVWGLDSILIISLFSLQTRLPRCRSSILNVFCDNPSLLKLTCGNTALNNIYGLFNTAIMQTISVTVQVFSYVKILITCLVTRKSDVKTKAINTCVVQLVIFLIFEIVGTFTILSHRFKNVSVDLQKIMGMLIFLVPPLLNPIVYGLNTSEIRNTLLKVFQTRVVSV is encoded by the coding sequence ATGGAGAACATGTCCTTCAACATCAGCTTTGAGCTGAGCTTAGATCCATTCTTCATACCTCCAGGAGGGAGGTACCCCatcttcttctttggtcttgccatctatttgttttgtgttttctgcaACCTAACTCTGCTGCTTCTAATCGTGACACAGAGGTCCCTCCACAAACCCATGTATTTCATCCTCTTCAGTCTTCCCTTGAACGACCTGGTCGGGATCACTGCCATGCTTCCTAAGGTGCTGTCAGACATAGTTACGGAAACAAGCCAAGTCTACtaccctctctgtgtgctgcagggCTTCCTGCTTCACATGTATGGCGGTGGTGTTCTTTTCATCCTGGCTGCGATGGCGTTTGATCGTTATGTTGCCATCTGTAAGCCTTTAAGGTACACCACCATCATGACACCCAGACTCGTGATGGCAATCATTATGCTGGTTTGGGGTCTGGATTCCATTCTAATAATATCACTGTTCTCTCTTCAGACAAGACTCCCCAGGTGCAGAAGCTCcatattaaatgtgttttgtgacaACCCCTCTCTACTGAAGCTAACCTGTGGCAACACTGCATTGAATAACATTTACGGTCTGTTCAATACTGCCATCATGCAGACTATAAGTGTGACTGTTCAGGTGTTTTCCTATGTTAAGATTCTCATTACTTGCTTGGTCACAAGGAAGTCAGACGTCAAAACTAAAGCCATCAACACCTGTGTTGTTCAACTGGTCATATTCCTAATATTTGAAATTGTGGGAACTTTTACCATTCTCTCACACAGGTTCAAGAATGTCTCAGTTGATCTGCAAAAAATTATGGGAATGTTGATATTTCTGGTTCCTCCACTGCTGAATCCAATCGTGTATGGATTAAACACAAGTGAAATTCGAAATACCCTCTTGAAGGTTTTTCAGACAAGGGTTGTTAGTGTATGA
- the LOC133107309 gene encoding olfactory receptor 52K2-like: MENKSYVPLKQPIIFQLEGFIVSKEQGHLLFVLCFIAFLFILTWNGMVCLAILIEKSLHKPMYVMICNLITCDLLGGTAMLTRLMSDFLSEERSITYVTAIFQAFSVHTYGSATQTLLAIMAYDRYLAICEPLRYHTIMTNAKVFVLCLGAWLIALGLVLILFIMNVTTPLCGTLIVHVYCSNRSILRLACRPTPYNNIYGLVMTWVLSTGSFIIVAFSYTKILVTCLVIRKDTNKKKVIQTCAPHLISYIIFEITSIIIIMSYRIKSISENMRKFCAILFIILPPILNPIIYGMVMTDIRMNIIKHFKRKVVPNQ; this comes from the coding sequence ATGGAAAACAAGTCGTATGTGCCTTTGAAGCAGcccattattttccagttagAAGGTTTCATTGTGTCAAAGGAACAAGGCCATCTCCTCTTTGTGTTGTGCTTTATCGCGTTCCTTTTCATTCTGACATGGAACGGCATGGTCTGCCTCGCGATATTGATTGAAAAGTCGCTGCACAAGCCCATGTACGTCATGATTTGCAACCTCATCACCTGCGATTTGCTCGGAGGCACCGCCATGTTGACGCGATTGATGTCCGACTTCCTTTCTGAAGAACGAAGCATCACGTACGTCACGGCCATCTTCCAGGCATTTAGCGTGCACACTTATGGTTCTGCCACGCAGACTTTATTGGCGATAATGGCGTACGACAGGTACCTTGCCATCTGTGAACCTTTGAGATACCACACCATCATGACTAATGCCAAAGTGTTTGTGCTTTGCTTAGGTGCCTGGCTAATCGCTCTTGGCTTGGTGCTGATTTTATTCATAATGAATGTGACTACTCCGCTATGTGGTACATTAATAGTGCATGTTTACTGTAGCAATCGGTCTATATTGAGGCTGGCATGCCGACCTACCCCTTACAATAATATCTATGGTTTGGTTATGACGTGGGTGTTGAGCACTGGATCTTTCATCATCGTTGCCTTCTCCTACACAAAAATTCTGGTAACATGTCTAGTCATTCGGAAGGacaccaacaaaaaaaaggtcATCCAAACATGTGCCCCTCACCTGATTTCTTACATCATATTTGAAATTACttctataattataattatgtcATATCGCATAAAGTCGATAAGTGAAAATATGAGGAAGTTTTGTGCAATCCTGTTCATAATTCTACCACCTATTCTCAACCCAATCATATATGGCATGGTAATGACGGATATTCGCATGAACATCATCAAACACTTTAAAAGAAAAGTTGTTCCAAATCAGTAA
- the LOC133108070 gene encoding olfactory receptor 52E4-like: MDNASINSQILRIEGFEISTKFVYPIFFLMLFVYLTLMVSNIGVLVLIVTERGLHQPMYLLFCNLSVNDLMGNTVLMPRLMSDLISPERYISYSQCVLQAFCSHTFGSASHMILIIMAFDRYVAICHPLRYPSIMTTRTVVKLSATAWGASFLLVSILLGLTIRLSRCRSTILNAYCDNASLFKLSCENVTINNIYGLFFTVVLFASSMGSIAITYFRIGIVCWTRKSKELNSKALQTCASHLVLYLIMLWTGFLTIILHRFPNNPFLRKLAYILFHVVPANLNPIIYGLQTKTLREKIVQIFKTKVTQS; the protein is encoded by the coding sequence atgGATAACGCATCAATCAACAGCCAAATCCTGAGAATCGAGGGCTTTGAAATCTCCACAAAATTTGTGTACCCTATATTTTTCTTGATGCTGTTTGTCTATCTCACCCTCATGGTCTCCAACATTGGAGTCCTTGTTCTCATCGTCACAGAGAGAGGCTTGCACCAGCCGATGTACCTGCTTTTCTGTAACCTGTCTGTGAACGATCTGATGGGGAACACTGTCCTGATGCCGCGTCTGATGTCCGACCTCATCTCGCCCGAACGCTACATCTCCTACAGCCAGTGCGTCCTCCAAGCATTTTGCAGCCACACGTTTGGATCCGCTTCGCACATGATACTCATCATAATGGCCTTTGACAGGTACGTGGCCATCTGCCACCCTTTAAGGTACCCCTCCATAATGACCACCAGGACCGTGGTGAAACTGTCAGCCACCGCCTGGGGTGCCTCGTTCCTTTTAGTGTCCATCCTCCTGGGCCTCACCATCCGGCTGTCCCGATGCAGGTCCACCATCTTAAATGCCTACTGCGACAATGCATCCTTGTTCAAGCTGTCTTGCGAGAATGTGACGATCAATAACATCTACGGGCTGTTTTTCACGGTCGTGCTGTTCGCCTCCTCGATGGGAAGCATAGCCATCACCTATTTCAGGATCGGCATCGTCTGCTGGACGAGGAAGAGTAAGGAGCTCAACAGCAAGGCTCTGCAGACCTGTGCCAGCCACCTGGTGCTGTACCTCATCATGCTGTGGACCGGCTTCTTAACTATCATCTTGCACCGCTTTCCCAACAACCCCTTTTTGAGAAAACTCGCGTACATTTTGTTTCACGTCGTTCCCGCCAACTTAAACCCCATTATCTACGGACTCCAGACTAAGACCCTCAGAGAGAAAATCGTACAGATTTTCAAGACGAAAGTGACCCAATCTTAa